In one Andrena cerasifolii isolate SP2316 chromosome 2, iyAndCera1_principal, whole genome shotgun sequence genomic region, the following are encoded:
- the Nep2 gene encoding M13 family metallopeptidase neprilysin 2 isoform X1 gives MTNSMKQTVIKNPTWWKRRSAMERGLTVIAVSGVLLCIALAVALGVLATNTATCNVSSRNDPVNSEGLPSTADALNGYQHNKGPQIINRQPPCDEEVCYTPECVHTASRILKNMDVEVEPCDDFYDFACGGFLKATNIPDDKSSVNTFTEISDQLQNQLRTSIEEKSPPNEPKPFRLAKNLYQACMNKTAIEQQGLDPLLNILQQLGGWPVLEGDNWNETGFDWKESVYKFRNMGYSVDYFIDFSVGVDLKNSTKRIIDLDQASLGLSREYLSKGFDDKIVQAYFSYMVDISAILGADKNRSKSELKESLEFEMKLANISLPNEKRRNATLLYNPMTVQELSKTYPSIPWKEYFNTILAPKVQVEEDEVVIISVPSFISSLEKLLATTPKRVQANYVMWRAAASSVSYLTEEIRKRQLQYSTALSGKTEREPRWKECIDTVSGSLAISVGALYVRKYFKEDAKKNAVQMVADIREEFTKILEKVEWMDEETRKSALDKAASMSSHIAYPDELLDDTKLEEFYEKLELTSDNYLKGILNLTLFGVEYSFGKLRKPVNKSDWITHGRPAIVNAFYSSIENSIQFPAGILQGAFFSNDRPRYMNYGAIGFVIGHEITHGFDDQGRQFDKHGNLIDWWAPQTKEKYIDRAECIIHQYGNYTVEDVGLNLNGINTQGENIADNGGIKEAYLAYKEWVRRNQPEQSLPGLPYTPEQLFWISAANTWCSKYRPEAMKLRITTGFHSPGKFRVLGPLSNMNEFSKDFNCPLASKMNPEKKCAVW, from the exons GAATCCAACATGGTGGAAGAGGCGATCGGCGATGGAACGTGGACTGACCGTGATAGCAGTTTCCGGCGTCCTCTTGTGCATCGCTTTAGCTGTTGCGCTTGGGGTTCTAGCAACGAACACCGCGACCTGCAACGTTTCGTCCAGAAACG ATCCTGTTAACTCAGAGGGATTACCGTCCACAGCCGACGCACTGAACGGATACCAGCACAACAAGGGCCCTCAGATCATAAACAGGCAGCCGCCCTGCGACGAGGAGGTGTGCTACACGCCGGAATGCGTTCACACGG CCTCCAGAATATTGAAGAACATGGACGTCGAGGTGGAGCCCTGCGATGACTTCTACGACTTCGCCTGCGGTGGTTTCCTGAAGGCCACTAACATCCCCGACGACAAGTCCAGCGTGAACACGTTCACCGAGATCAGTGACCAGCTGCAGAATCAATTAAGGACCAGCATCGAGGAGAAGAGCCCACCCAATGAACCGAAACCCTTCAGGCTCGCGAAGAATTTGTACCAAGCTTGCATGAACAAGA CGGCGATCGAACAGCAAGGCCTGGATCCCCTGCTGAATATTTTGCAACAGCTCGGTGGCTGGCCCGTGCTGGAAGGTGACAACTGGAACGAAACTGGATTCGATTGGAAGGAATCGGTGTACAAGTTCCGCAACATGGGCTACTCCGTCGATTACTTCATCGACTTCAGCGTCGGCGTTGATCTGAAGAACAGCACGAAACGGATAATCGAC CTCGACCAAGCGTCCCTCGGCCTCTCGCGGGAATATCTGTCGAAGGGCTTCGACGACAAGATCGTGCAAGCATATTTCAGCTACATGGTCGATATCTCAGCGATCCTTGGGGCTGACAAGAATAGGTCGAAGTCAGAATTAAAAGAATCGCTCGAATTCGAGATGAAACTTGCCAAT ATATCTCTGCCAAACGAGAAGCGTCGCAACGCCACCCTCCTCTACAACCCCATGACGGTTCAAGAGTTATCGAAAACTTACCCCAGCATACCGTGGAAGGAGTACTTCAACACCATCTTGGCCCCGAAGGTTCAGGTTGAAGAAGACGAAGTGGTGATCATCAGCGTGCCCAGTTTCATTTCAAGCTTGGAGAAGCTGCTGGCCACCACCCCGAAGAGGGTCCAGGCCAACTACGTGATGTGGAGGGCAGCTGCCTCGTCGGTTAGCTACCTGACCGAGGAGATTCGAAAGAGGCAGCTGCAGTATTCGACAGCTCTGAGCGGGAAAACGGAGCGGGAACCAAGGTGGAAAGAGTGCATCGACACTGTCTCTGGCAGCTTAGCCATCAGCGTCGGTGCCCTCTACGTCAGGAAGTACTTCAAGGAAGATGCTAAGAAGAACGCTGTGCAGATGGTGGCTGACATCAGAGAGGAGTTCACGAAGATATTAGAGAAG GTCGAGTGGATGGACGAGGAGACCAGGAAGAGTGCCCTGGACAAAGCAGCCTCCATGTCCAGCCACATCGCGTACCCAGACGAACTACTGGACGACACAAAGCTGGAGGAGTTCTACGAGAAGCTGGAGCTTACCAGCGACAATTACCTGAAGGGTATCCTGAACCTGACCCTGTTCGGAGTGGAATATTCCTTCGGGAAGCTGAGGAAGCCCGTGAACAAGAGCGACTGGATAACTCACGGAAGACCGGCAATCGTCAACGCATTCTACTCGTCCATCGAGAACAGTATTC aattccccgcgggcatTCTCCAAGGCGCTTTCTTCAGCAACGATCGACCGAGGTACATGAATTACGGCGCCATCGGGTTCGTCATTGGCCACGAAATAACGCACGGCTTCGACGACCAGGGCAGGCAATTCGATAAGCATGGAAACCTCATCGATTGGTGGGCGCCCCAGACGAAGGAGAAATATATCGACAGAGCTGAGTGTATCATTCACCAGTACGGCAACTACACCGTGGAAGATGTCGGCTTGAAC TTGAACGGGATAAACACTCAGGGCGAGAACATCGCCGACAACGGCGGGATAAAGGAGGCCTACTTGGCGTACAAAGAGTGGGTGAGGCGGAACCAGCCGGAGCAAAGTTTGCCGGGCCTCCCTTACACGCCCGAGCAATTGTTCTGGATCAGCGCCGCGAACACCTGGTGCAGCAAGTACAGGCCGGAGGCGATGAAGCTCCGCATCACCACCGGATTCCACAGCCCCGGCAAGTTCCGCGTCCTGGGGCCGCTCTCGAACATGAACGAGTTCTCCAAGGACTTCAATTGCCCTCTCGCCTCGAAGATGAACCCCGAGAAGAAGTGCGCCGTCTGGTAA
- the Nep2 gene encoding M13 family metallopeptidase neprilysin 2 isoform X4, whose product MERGLTVIAVSGVLLCIALAVALGVLATNTATCNVSSRNDPVNSEGLPSTADALNGYQHNKGPQIINRQPPCDEEVCYTPECVHTASRILKNMDVEVEPCDDFYDFACGGFLKATNIPDDKSSVNTFTEISDQLQNQLRTSIEEKSPPNEPKPFRLAKNLYQACMNKTAIEQQGLDPLLNILQQLGGWPVLEGDNWNETGFDWKESVYKFRNMGYSVDYFIDFSVGVDLKNSTKRIIDLDQASLGLSREYLSKGFDDKIVQAYFSYMVDISAILGADKNRSKSELKESLEFEMKLANISLPNEKRRNATLLYNPMTVQELSKTYPSIPWKEYFNTILAPKVQVEEDEVVIISVPSFISSLEKLLATTPKRVQANYVMWRAAASSVSYLTEEIRKRQLQYSTALSGKTEREPRWKECIDTVSGSLAISVGALYVRKYFKEDAKKNAVQMVADIREEFTKILEKVEWMDEETRKSALDKAASMSSHIAYPDELLDDTKLEEFYEKLELTSDNYLKGILNLTLFGVEYSFGKLRKPVNKSDWITHGRPAIVNAFYSSIENSIQFPAGILQGAFFSNDRPRYMNYGAIGFVIGHEITHGFDDQGRQFDKHGNLIDWWAPQTKEKYIDRAECIIHQYGNYTVEDVGLNLNGINTQGENIADNGGIKEAYLAYKEWVRRNQPEQSLPGLPYTPEQLFWISAANTWCSKYRPEAMKLRITTGFHSPGKFRVLGPLSNMNEFSKDFNCPLASKMNPEKKCAVW is encoded by the exons ATGGAACGTGGACTGACCGTGATAGCAGTTTCCGGCGTCCTCTTGTGCATCGCTTTAGCTGTTGCGCTTGGGGTTCTAGCAACGAACACCGCGACCTGCAACGTTTCGTCCAGAAACG ATCCTGTTAACTCAGAGGGATTACCGTCCACAGCCGACGCACTGAACGGATACCAGCACAACAAGGGCCCTCAGATCATAAACAGGCAGCCGCCCTGCGACGAGGAGGTGTGCTACACGCCGGAATGCGTTCACACGG CCTCCAGAATATTGAAGAACATGGACGTCGAGGTGGAGCCCTGCGATGACTTCTACGACTTCGCCTGCGGTGGTTTCCTGAAGGCCACTAACATCCCCGACGACAAGTCCAGCGTGAACACGTTCACCGAGATCAGTGACCAGCTGCAGAATCAATTAAGGACCAGCATCGAGGAGAAGAGCCCACCCAATGAACCGAAACCCTTCAGGCTCGCGAAGAATTTGTACCAAGCTTGCATGAACAAGA CGGCGATCGAACAGCAAGGCCTGGATCCCCTGCTGAATATTTTGCAACAGCTCGGTGGCTGGCCCGTGCTGGAAGGTGACAACTGGAACGAAACTGGATTCGATTGGAAGGAATCGGTGTACAAGTTCCGCAACATGGGCTACTCCGTCGATTACTTCATCGACTTCAGCGTCGGCGTTGATCTGAAGAACAGCACGAAACGGATAATCGAC CTCGACCAAGCGTCCCTCGGCCTCTCGCGGGAATATCTGTCGAAGGGCTTCGACGACAAGATCGTGCAAGCATATTTCAGCTACATGGTCGATATCTCAGCGATCCTTGGGGCTGACAAGAATAGGTCGAAGTCAGAATTAAAAGAATCGCTCGAATTCGAGATGAAACTTGCCAAT ATATCTCTGCCAAACGAGAAGCGTCGCAACGCCACCCTCCTCTACAACCCCATGACGGTTCAAGAGTTATCGAAAACTTACCCCAGCATACCGTGGAAGGAGTACTTCAACACCATCTTGGCCCCGAAGGTTCAGGTTGAAGAAGACGAAGTGGTGATCATCAGCGTGCCCAGTTTCATTTCAAGCTTGGAGAAGCTGCTGGCCACCACCCCGAAGAGGGTCCAGGCCAACTACGTGATGTGGAGGGCAGCTGCCTCGTCGGTTAGCTACCTGACCGAGGAGATTCGAAAGAGGCAGCTGCAGTATTCGACAGCTCTGAGCGGGAAAACGGAGCGGGAACCAAGGTGGAAAGAGTGCATCGACACTGTCTCTGGCAGCTTAGCCATCAGCGTCGGTGCCCTCTACGTCAGGAAGTACTTCAAGGAAGATGCTAAGAAGAACGCTGTGCAGATGGTGGCTGACATCAGAGAGGAGTTCACGAAGATATTAGAGAAG GTCGAGTGGATGGACGAGGAGACCAGGAAGAGTGCCCTGGACAAAGCAGCCTCCATGTCCAGCCACATCGCGTACCCAGACGAACTACTGGACGACACAAAGCTGGAGGAGTTCTACGAGAAGCTGGAGCTTACCAGCGACAATTACCTGAAGGGTATCCTGAACCTGACCCTGTTCGGAGTGGAATATTCCTTCGGGAAGCTGAGGAAGCCCGTGAACAAGAGCGACTGGATAACTCACGGAAGACCGGCAATCGTCAACGCATTCTACTCGTCCATCGAGAACAGTATTC aattccccgcgggcatTCTCCAAGGCGCTTTCTTCAGCAACGATCGACCGAGGTACATGAATTACGGCGCCATCGGGTTCGTCATTGGCCACGAAATAACGCACGGCTTCGACGACCAGGGCAGGCAATTCGATAAGCATGGAAACCTCATCGATTGGTGGGCGCCCCAGACGAAGGAGAAATATATCGACAGAGCTGAGTGTATCATTCACCAGTACGGCAACTACACCGTGGAAGATGTCGGCTTGAAC TTGAACGGGATAAACACTCAGGGCGAGAACATCGCCGACAACGGCGGGATAAAGGAGGCCTACTTGGCGTACAAAGAGTGGGTGAGGCGGAACCAGCCGGAGCAAAGTTTGCCGGGCCTCCCTTACACGCCCGAGCAATTGTTCTGGATCAGCGCCGCGAACACCTGGTGCAGCAAGTACAGGCCGGAGGCGATGAAGCTCCGCATCACCACCGGATTCCACAGCCCCGGCAAGTTCCGCGTCCTGGGGCCGCTCTCGAACATGAACGAGTTCTCCAAGGACTTCAATTGCCCTCTCGCCTCGAAGATGAACCCCGAGAAGAAGTGCGCCGTCTGGTAA
- the Nep2 gene encoding M13 family metallopeptidase neprilysin 2 isoform X2 yields MLNRNPTWWKRRSAMERGLTVIAVSGVLLCIALAVALGVLATNTATCNVSSRNDPVNSEGLPSTADALNGYQHNKGPQIINRQPPCDEEVCYTPECVHTASRILKNMDVEVEPCDDFYDFACGGFLKATNIPDDKSSVNTFTEISDQLQNQLRTSIEEKSPPNEPKPFRLAKNLYQACMNKTAIEQQGLDPLLNILQQLGGWPVLEGDNWNETGFDWKESVYKFRNMGYSVDYFIDFSVGVDLKNSTKRIIDLDQASLGLSREYLSKGFDDKIVQAYFSYMVDISAILGADKNRSKSELKESLEFEMKLANISLPNEKRRNATLLYNPMTVQELSKTYPSIPWKEYFNTILAPKVQVEEDEVVIISVPSFISSLEKLLATTPKRVQANYVMWRAAASSVSYLTEEIRKRQLQYSTALSGKTEREPRWKECIDTVSGSLAISVGALYVRKYFKEDAKKNAVQMVADIREEFTKILEKVEWMDEETRKSALDKAASMSSHIAYPDELLDDTKLEEFYEKLELTSDNYLKGILNLTLFGVEYSFGKLRKPVNKSDWITHGRPAIVNAFYSSIENSIQFPAGILQGAFFSNDRPRYMNYGAIGFVIGHEITHGFDDQGRQFDKHGNLIDWWAPQTKEKYIDRAECIIHQYGNYTVEDVGLNLNGINTQGENIADNGGIKEAYLAYKEWVRRNQPEQSLPGLPYTPEQLFWISAANTWCSKYRPEAMKLRITTGFHSPGKFRVLGPLSNMNEFSKDFNCPLASKMNPEKKCAVW; encoded by the exons GAATCCAACATGGTGGAAGAGGCGATCGGCGATGGAACGTGGACTGACCGTGATAGCAGTTTCCGGCGTCCTCTTGTGCATCGCTTTAGCTGTTGCGCTTGGGGTTCTAGCAACGAACACCGCGACCTGCAACGTTTCGTCCAGAAACG ATCCTGTTAACTCAGAGGGATTACCGTCCACAGCCGACGCACTGAACGGATACCAGCACAACAAGGGCCCTCAGATCATAAACAGGCAGCCGCCCTGCGACGAGGAGGTGTGCTACACGCCGGAATGCGTTCACACGG CCTCCAGAATATTGAAGAACATGGACGTCGAGGTGGAGCCCTGCGATGACTTCTACGACTTCGCCTGCGGTGGTTTCCTGAAGGCCACTAACATCCCCGACGACAAGTCCAGCGTGAACACGTTCACCGAGATCAGTGACCAGCTGCAGAATCAATTAAGGACCAGCATCGAGGAGAAGAGCCCACCCAATGAACCGAAACCCTTCAGGCTCGCGAAGAATTTGTACCAAGCTTGCATGAACAAGA CGGCGATCGAACAGCAAGGCCTGGATCCCCTGCTGAATATTTTGCAACAGCTCGGTGGCTGGCCCGTGCTGGAAGGTGACAACTGGAACGAAACTGGATTCGATTGGAAGGAATCGGTGTACAAGTTCCGCAACATGGGCTACTCCGTCGATTACTTCATCGACTTCAGCGTCGGCGTTGATCTGAAGAACAGCACGAAACGGATAATCGAC CTCGACCAAGCGTCCCTCGGCCTCTCGCGGGAATATCTGTCGAAGGGCTTCGACGACAAGATCGTGCAAGCATATTTCAGCTACATGGTCGATATCTCAGCGATCCTTGGGGCTGACAAGAATAGGTCGAAGTCAGAATTAAAAGAATCGCTCGAATTCGAGATGAAACTTGCCAAT ATATCTCTGCCAAACGAGAAGCGTCGCAACGCCACCCTCCTCTACAACCCCATGACGGTTCAAGAGTTATCGAAAACTTACCCCAGCATACCGTGGAAGGAGTACTTCAACACCATCTTGGCCCCGAAGGTTCAGGTTGAAGAAGACGAAGTGGTGATCATCAGCGTGCCCAGTTTCATTTCAAGCTTGGAGAAGCTGCTGGCCACCACCCCGAAGAGGGTCCAGGCCAACTACGTGATGTGGAGGGCAGCTGCCTCGTCGGTTAGCTACCTGACCGAGGAGATTCGAAAGAGGCAGCTGCAGTATTCGACAGCTCTGAGCGGGAAAACGGAGCGGGAACCAAGGTGGAAAGAGTGCATCGACACTGTCTCTGGCAGCTTAGCCATCAGCGTCGGTGCCCTCTACGTCAGGAAGTACTTCAAGGAAGATGCTAAGAAGAACGCTGTGCAGATGGTGGCTGACATCAGAGAGGAGTTCACGAAGATATTAGAGAAG GTCGAGTGGATGGACGAGGAGACCAGGAAGAGTGCCCTGGACAAAGCAGCCTCCATGTCCAGCCACATCGCGTACCCAGACGAACTACTGGACGACACAAAGCTGGAGGAGTTCTACGAGAAGCTGGAGCTTACCAGCGACAATTACCTGAAGGGTATCCTGAACCTGACCCTGTTCGGAGTGGAATATTCCTTCGGGAAGCTGAGGAAGCCCGTGAACAAGAGCGACTGGATAACTCACGGAAGACCGGCAATCGTCAACGCATTCTACTCGTCCATCGAGAACAGTATTC aattccccgcgggcatTCTCCAAGGCGCTTTCTTCAGCAACGATCGACCGAGGTACATGAATTACGGCGCCATCGGGTTCGTCATTGGCCACGAAATAACGCACGGCTTCGACGACCAGGGCAGGCAATTCGATAAGCATGGAAACCTCATCGATTGGTGGGCGCCCCAGACGAAGGAGAAATATATCGACAGAGCTGAGTGTATCATTCACCAGTACGGCAACTACACCGTGGAAGATGTCGGCTTGAAC TTGAACGGGATAAACACTCAGGGCGAGAACATCGCCGACAACGGCGGGATAAAGGAGGCCTACTTGGCGTACAAAGAGTGGGTGAGGCGGAACCAGCCGGAGCAAAGTTTGCCGGGCCTCCCTTACACGCCCGAGCAATTGTTCTGGATCAGCGCCGCGAACACCTGGTGCAGCAAGTACAGGCCGGAGGCGATGAAGCTCCGCATCACCACCGGATTCCACAGCCCCGGCAAGTTCCGCGTCCTGGGGCCGCTCTCGAACATGAACGAGTTCTCCAAGGACTTCAATTGCCCTCTCGCCTCGAAGATGAACCCCGAGAAGAAGTGCGCCGTCTGGTAA
- the Nep2 gene encoding M13 family metallopeptidase neprilysin 2 isoform X3 translates to MTNSMKQTVIKNPTWWKRRSAMERGLTVIAVSGVLLCIALAVALGVLATNTATCNVSSRNADALNGYQHNKGPQIINRQPPCDEEVCYTPECVHTASRILKNMDVEVEPCDDFYDFACGGFLKATNIPDDKSSVNTFTEISDQLQNQLRTSIEEKSPPNEPKPFRLAKNLYQACMNKTAIEQQGLDPLLNILQQLGGWPVLEGDNWNETGFDWKESVYKFRNMGYSVDYFIDFSVGVDLKNSTKRIIDLDQASLGLSREYLSKGFDDKIVQAYFSYMVDISAILGADKNRSKSELKESLEFEMKLANISLPNEKRRNATLLYNPMTVQELSKTYPSIPWKEYFNTILAPKVQVEEDEVVIISVPSFISSLEKLLATTPKRVQANYVMWRAAASSVSYLTEEIRKRQLQYSTALSGKTEREPRWKECIDTVSGSLAISVGALYVRKYFKEDAKKNAVQMVADIREEFTKILEKVEWMDEETRKSALDKAASMSSHIAYPDELLDDTKLEEFYEKLELTSDNYLKGILNLTLFGVEYSFGKLRKPVNKSDWITHGRPAIVNAFYSSIENSIQFPAGILQGAFFSNDRPRYMNYGAIGFVIGHEITHGFDDQGRQFDKHGNLIDWWAPQTKEKYIDRAECIIHQYGNYTVEDVGLNLNGINTQGENIADNGGIKEAYLAYKEWVRRNQPEQSLPGLPYTPEQLFWISAANTWCSKYRPEAMKLRITTGFHSPGKFRVLGPLSNMNEFSKDFNCPLASKMNPEKKCAVW, encoded by the exons GAATCCAACATGGTGGAAGAGGCGATCGGCGATGGAACGTGGACTGACCGTGATAGCAGTTTCCGGCGTCCTCTTGTGCATCGCTTTAGCTGTTGCGCTTGGGGTTCTAGCAACGAACACCGCGACCTGCAACGTTTCGTCCAGAAACG CCGACGCACTGAACGGATACCAGCACAACAAGGGCCCTCAGATCATAAACAGGCAGCCGCCCTGCGACGAGGAGGTGTGCTACACGCCGGAATGCGTTCACACGG CCTCCAGAATATTGAAGAACATGGACGTCGAGGTGGAGCCCTGCGATGACTTCTACGACTTCGCCTGCGGTGGTTTCCTGAAGGCCACTAACATCCCCGACGACAAGTCCAGCGTGAACACGTTCACCGAGATCAGTGACCAGCTGCAGAATCAATTAAGGACCAGCATCGAGGAGAAGAGCCCACCCAATGAACCGAAACCCTTCAGGCTCGCGAAGAATTTGTACCAAGCTTGCATGAACAAGA CGGCGATCGAACAGCAAGGCCTGGATCCCCTGCTGAATATTTTGCAACAGCTCGGTGGCTGGCCCGTGCTGGAAGGTGACAACTGGAACGAAACTGGATTCGATTGGAAGGAATCGGTGTACAAGTTCCGCAACATGGGCTACTCCGTCGATTACTTCATCGACTTCAGCGTCGGCGTTGATCTGAAGAACAGCACGAAACGGATAATCGAC CTCGACCAAGCGTCCCTCGGCCTCTCGCGGGAATATCTGTCGAAGGGCTTCGACGACAAGATCGTGCAAGCATATTTCAGCTACATGGTCGATATCTCAGCGATCCTTGGGGCTGACAAGAATAGGTCGAAGTCAGAATTAAAAGAATCGCTCGAATTCGAGATGAAACTTGCCAAT ATATCTCTGCCAAACGAGAAGCGTCGCAACGCCACCCTCCTCTACAACCCCATGACGGTTCAAGAGTTATCGAAAACTTACCCCAGCATACCGTGGAAGGAGTACTTCAACACCATCTTGGCCCCGAAGGTTCAGGTTGAAGAAGACGAAGTGGTGATCATCAGCGTGCCCAGTTTCATTTCAAGCTTGGAGAAGCTGCTGGCCACCACCCCGAAGAGGGTCCAGGCCAACTACGTGATGTGGAGGGCAGCTGCCTCGTCGGTTAGCTACCTGACCGAGGAGATTCGAAAGAGGCAGCTGCAGTATTCGACAGCTCTGAGCGGGAAAACGGAGCGGGAACCAAGGTGGAAAGAGTGCATCGACACTGTCTCTGGCAGCTTAGCCATCAGCGTCGGTGCCCTCTACGTCAGGAAGTACTTCAAGGAAGATGCTAAGAAGAACGCTGTGCAGATGGTGGCTGACATCAGAGAGGAGTTCACGAAGATATTAGAGAAG GTCGAGTGGATGGACGAGGAGACCAGGAAGAGTGCCCTGGACAAAGCAGCCTCCATGTCCAGCCACATCGCGTACCCAGACGAACTACTGGACGACACAAAGCTGGAGGAGTTCTACGAGAAGCTGGAGCTTACCAGCGACAATTACCTGAAGGGTATCCTGAACCTGACCCTGTTCGGAGTGGAATATTCCTTCGGGAAGCTGAGGAAGCCCGTGAACAAGAGCGACTGGATAACTCACGGAAGACCGGCAATCGTCAACGCATTCTACTCGTCCATCGAGAACAGTATTC aattccccgcgggcatTCTCCAAGGCGCTTTCTTCAGCAACGATCGACCGAGGTACATGAATTACGGCGCCATCGGGTTCGTCATTGGCCACGAAATAACGCACGGCTTCGACGACCAGGGCAGGCAATTCGATAAGCATGGAAACCTCATCGATTGGTGGGCGCCCCAGACGAAGGAGAAATATATCGACAGAGCTGAGTGTATCATTCACCAGTACGGCAACTACACCGTGGAAGATGTCGGCTTGAAC TTGAACGGGATAAACACTCAGGGCGAGAACATCGCCGACAACGGCGGGATAAAGGAGGCCTACTTGGCGTACAAAGAGTGGGTGAGGCGGAACCAGCCGGAGCAAAGTTTGCCGGGCCTCCCTTACACGCCCGAGCAATTGTTCTGGATCAGCGCCGCGAACACCTGGTGCAGCAAGTACAGGCCGGAGGCGATGAAGCTCCGCATCACCACCGGATTCCACAGCCCCGGCAAGTTCCGCGTCCTGGGGCCGCTCTCGAACATGAACGAGTTCTCCAAGGACTTCAATTGCCCTCTCGCCTCGAAGATGAACCCCGAGAAGAAGTGCGCCGTCTGGTAA
- the Eif3g1 gene encoding eukaryotic translation initiation factor 3 subunit g1 has product MPVADVKSSWADEVEEEGGALPPPSETYENGFKILTEYKYNQDNKKIKVVRTYKIERRIVSKMIAARKNWGKFGDSADDRPGPNPATTVGGEDVFMQFISSKEEENKVEEDNLDKLKSMGDKGVVKCRNCNGDHWTTKCPYKDTVLAGGKVPDDKKPLANAAAPSTMTELKPQGSKYIPPGMRDGGNKRGDSMQMQRRDDITTIRISNLSESTTDADLDELVKPFGSVLKFYLPKDKQTNLCKGFAYVHFKYRMEAAKAIAMLNGYGYDHLILNVDWSKPQAQSN; this is encoded by the exons ATGCCGGTAGCCGACGTGAAGTCCAGCTGGGCCGATGAAGTAGAGGAGGAGGGAGGAGCGTTGCCTCCGCCTTCGGAAACTTATGAAAATGGATTTAAGATACTCACCGAATACAAATACAATCAGGATAACAAGAAAATCAAGGTGGTCCGCACTTATAAGATCGAGAGACGCATTGTTTCTAAGATGATTGCCGCGCGCAAGAACTGGGGAAAGTTCGGAGATTCTGCGGACGACAGGCCTGGTCCGAATCCTGCTACTACGGTCGGCGGCGAGGATGTTTTCATGCAGTTCATTTCCAGCAAGGAAGAAGAGAACAAGGTCGAAGAAGATAACCTTGATAAATTGAAGAGTATGGGAGATAAGGGCGTAGTGAAATGTCGTAACTGTAACGGAGATCATTGGACGACAAAGTGTCCTTACAAAGACACGGTTCTCGCCGGAG GGAAAGTACCGGACGATAAAAAACCACTCGCTAATGCCGCTGCTCCTAGTACGATGACAGAATTGAAGCCACAAGGCAGCAAGTATATACCGCCTGGTATGCGAGACGGAGGCAACAAACGTGGAGATTCCATGCAGATGCAGAGGCGCGATGATATTACCACTATTCGTATTTCCAATTTATCGGAGAGTACTACAGACGCGGATCTAGATGAGCTTGTCAAGCCGTTTGGATCTGTTCTCAAGTTTTACCTCCCTAAAGACAAGCAGACTAATCTCTGCAAGGGTTTCGCATACGTACACTTCAAATACAGAATGGAGGCGGCGAAGGCCATTGCCATGCTGAATGGTTACGGTTACGATCATCTGATCTTGAATGTGGACTGGTCGAAGCCACAGGCGCAAAGCAATTAA